In Bacteroidota bacterium, a single genomic region encodes these proteins:
- a CDS encoding T9SS type A sorting domain-containing protein, producing MKNLYTSIYKKFNCSFLLILLLLTSLQTKAQYCNTGLGGAGCGVDQITGVEIIGTTLVNPNDTCTGTFTNTLTVFPDSANTTANLMQGVTYTLSITTGANNIISVWLDYNQDFTFDASEWTQVCTTSVAGGTTTVQVTIPFSALVGTTGLRIRSRGVNNTNGATDACSNFGSGETEDYTIHIIAAPPCTGTPVAGTATAGSAVCPNVPFNLTLTGSTQAAGLTYQWELSPDSIVWTAISGAVANFYTATQMNNTYYHCIVTCAGQADTSSVVLVTTNSFVNCYCTSFPTNTVDDDIGNVTFAGLNNGVGTPALNNSTSVNTYTDFTSLPPTVLLQGLSYPIEVTQINSSGNFYACYLTVYIDYNHDGVFDITNELIFDGETNSAVGGNILSGTVTIPVASTPGITRMRVLLQEAGNVGQPSCGSYGYGETEDYLVNIQAAVLCVAPPTAGTAVASTANVCPAIPFNLNLTGSTIASGLTYQWQSSATTSNFTNISGATSINYSTTLNTNTYYRCVVTCSGVSDTSTNVLVNVNSFVNCYCTSAATSTGDDDIGNVTLGSINNGVASPATLNPTSINTYTNFSNLPTQTFLKTISYPLSITQINLNGFYACSVVVFIDYDQNGVFDPQTEAVFSGNTNAAAGGNTVTGSVTIPSTALSGNTLMRVVLVEGTTTPSPCGTYTWGETEDYTIDIQPAVPCVAPPTAGTALSSVTNICPGINFNLNLSGSTIAAGLTYQWQISSNNVNFTDIAGATSINYTTSQTSNSYYRCLIFCTGVSDSSSSVYVTTNSFVACYCTSAANSTVDDDIGNFTLGSLNNGVGSPALSNATSVNTYTDFSSLPPTILLQGLSYPISMTQINSSATFYSCYLTVYIDYNHDGIFDINNELIFDGQTVAGQGGNLLAGNVTIPLTSLAGVTTLRAVLRENGSITQSPCGGYGYGETEDYLVDIIPAPPCVAPPAAGTAMASDSTVCPNINFNLSLMGSALASGLSYQWESSTDNVNWTSISGATTLYYQTSQTVSTYYRCNVFCTAVSSTSASLFVSLNSFVDCYCTSFATSDQGADIGNLTIGQINNGVAVPISNNPLAINTYTDFSYLGAYNFTKNIYYTIKVSQINSAGSTACRMAAFIDYDHDGIFDPSSEIVFGGQTPNGVLNNLVIDSINIPSTALTGVTKMRLVIEQGTNIPDPCGSYFNGETEDYLINILNDNPCSIPFTVGPTASSVPSVCSEDIFALSLPSLLPDTGYSFQWQSSSNNSVWNNIAGATNQFYNGSENFPTYYRCIVACSAGTDSIASTSIFVDKKPLSDCSYCNSIINGNCDINYYIDSVAIGGTTLNNSNSGCAANSGFAFSKYPANGNTTSTLGQGNYYDIFVKTAGSCNLSVWVDYDQSGTFDAKEWIQISAATDSAVTTTIPLVIPDTVTLGLTGMRIRSRKAGNQNLAIDACSTYGSGETEDYYITLVAAISTGKELQNDKNIKIYPNPSNGIVSIEYRSDEAKSLQVRIMNMEGREIYAQTSEKFKGVYAHKLDLSSYTKGIYFVQFISDKNISTKKIVLH from the coding sequence ATGAAAAATTTATACACAAGCATTTATAAAAAATTCAATTGCAGCTTTTTGCTTATCTTACTTTTATTGACATCCTTACAAACCAAAGCCCAATACTGCAATACCGGTTTGGGTGGTGCAGGTTGTGGTGTAGATCAAATTACAGGTGTTGAAATTATTGGAACAACATTGGTCAACCCTAATGATACTTGTACAGGTACATTTACGAATACTTTAACCGTATTTCCAGATAGTGCAAATACCACAGCAAATTTAATGCAGGGAGTTACCTATACCTTAAGCATCACTACAGGTGCAAATAATATTATTTCTGTTTGGTTGGATTACAATCAAGATTTTACATTCGATGCTTCAGAATGGACGCAAGTGTGCACCACTTCAGTGGCTGGTGGAACTACAACCGTTCAAGTAACAATACCTTTCTCTGCTTTAGTTGGAACAACCGGTCTCCGCATCAGAAGCCGTGGAGTTAACAATACGAATGGAGCAACAGATGCTTGTTCAAACTTTGGGTCGGGAGAAACCGAAGATTATACCATCCATATCATTGCAGCGCCACCTTGCACCGGAACCCCTGTTGCCGGCACTGCAACCGCCGGTAGTGCTGTTTGCCCAAATGTTCCTTTTAATCTAACATTAACCGGCAGCACTCAGGCTGCTGGACTAACCTATCAATGGGAATTATCGCCTGATAGTATTGTTTGGACAGCTATTTCAGGTGCTGTTGCCAATTTTTATACTGCTACCCAAATGAACAATACTTATTATCATTGTATTGTAACTTGCGCCGGTCAAGCTGATACCTCTAGTGTTGTGCTGGTAACAACAAATTCATTTGTAAATTGCTATTGCACTTCTTTTCCAACCAATACAGTTGATGACGATATTGGAAATGTTACGTTTGCCGGATTAAATAATGGAGTTGGAACACCTGCCCTTAACAATTCTACTTCAGTAAATACCTACACTGATTTTACCTCATTGCCTCCCACTGTATTGTTACAAGGCTTAAGCTATCCTATAGAAGTAACTCAAATTAATAGTTCAGGAAATTTTTATGCTTGTTATTTAACCGTATACATCGATTACAATCACGATGGCGTTTTTGATATCACCAATGAACTTATTTTTGATGGCGAAACCAATTCAGCTGTTGGTGGAAATATCTTATCGGGAACCGTTACTATCCCGGTAGCCTCCACTCCGGGTATAACACGCATGCGTGTATTGTTACAAGAAGCAGGCAATGTTGGACAGCCATCTTGCGGGAGTTATGGCTACGGTGAAACAGAAGATTATTTGGTTAATATTCAAGCTGCAGTGCTATGTGTAGCGCCACCAACTGCTGGAACTGCGGTTGCTTCTACAGCAAATGTGTGCCCCGCAATTCCTTTTAATTTAAATTTAACAGGCAGCACAATTGCTTCCGGATTAACTTATCAATGGCAAAGTTCAGCAACTACCAGCAATTTTACAAATATAAGCGGGGCTACTTCCATTAATTACTCTACCACTCTAAACACTAATACCTACTACCGTTGTGTAGTTACGTGCAGTGGTGTTTCAGACACATCAACCAATGTGTTAGTAAATGTAAATTCCTTTGTGAATTGTTATTGTACATCAGCTGCAACCAGCACAGGTGATGACGATATTGGTAACGTAACTCTTGGCTCCATAAATAATGGAGTTGCTAGTCCGGCTACTTTAAATCCAACATCAATAAATACCTATACGAATTTTAGTAATTTACCGACACAAACATTTTTAAAAACAATTTCCTATCCCCTTTCAATCACCCAAATTAATTTAAATGGCTTCTATGCTTGTTCGGTTGTGGTGTTTATCGACTACGATCAAAATGGTGTATTTGACCCGCAAACAGAAGCTGTATTTAGCGGCAATACAAATGCCGCTGCCGGTGGAAATACCGTAACGGGAAGTGTTACAATTCCATCAACAGCTTTAAGTGGCAATACACTTATGCGTGTAGTACTTGTTGAAGGAACAACAACACCATCTCCCTGCGGAACTTACACTTGGGGTGAAACAGAAGACTATACCATAGATATTCAACCAGCTGTTCCTTGTGTTGCTCCTCCTACTGCTGGAACAGCTCTTTCATCCGTAACTAATATTTGCCCTGGTATTAACTTTAACCTTAATTTATCAGGAAGTACAATTGCTGCCGGATTAACTTACCAATGGCAAATTTCTTCCAACAATGTCAATTTTACTGATATTGCCGGAGCTACTTCAATAAATTACACCACGTCTCAAACCAGCAATAGCTATTACCGGTGTTTAATTTTTTGTACGGGCGTTTCAGACTCTTCTAGTTCGGTTTACGTAACTACTAATAGTTTTGTGGCTTGTTATTGTACATCTGCAGCAAACAGCACAGTAGATGATGATATCGGAAATTTTACATTGGGTTCCTTAAATAACGGTGTGGGCTCTCCGGCGCTGAGCAATGCTACATCTGTTAATACATATACTGATTTTTCATCTCTACCACCCACTATTCTGTTACAAGGTTTGAGCTACCCTATTTCCATGACTCAAATAAATAGTTCAGCAACCTTTTATAGCTGCTACTTAACCGTTTACATCGACTATAATCACGATGGAATTTTTGACATTAACAACGAATTAATTTTCGATGGTCAAACTGTTGCCGGACAAGGAGGTAATTTACTTGCCGGAAACGTTACTATTCCTTTGACTTCCTTAGCGGGAGTTACTACATTACGTGCGGTACTGCGTGAAAATGGTAGCATCACACAATCCCCATGTGGTGGATATGGATATGGTGAAACAGAGGACTATTTAGTTGATATTATTCCTGCGCCGCCTTGTGTTGCACCACCTGCTGCAGGAACTGCAATGGCTTCGGATTCAACAGTATGCCCAAATATTAATTTTAACTTAAGTTTGATGGGAAGTGCCTTAGCCTCAGGATTAAGCTACCAATGGGAATCATCAACAGATAATGTAAACTGGACTAGTATATCTGGAGCGACAACATTGTATTATCAAACCTCACAAACAGTAAGTACGTATTACCGATGCAATGTTTTTTGCACTGCTGTTTCAAGCACCTCAGCTTCATTATTTGTATCCCTTAATAGTTTTGTGGATTGCTATTGTACCTCCTTTGCAACAAGTGATCAAGGTGCGGATATAGGAAATCTTACTATTGGTCAAATCAACAATGGTGTAGCAGTACCGATTTCAAATAACCCGCTGGCTATAAACACTTATACTGATTTCTCTTACTTGGGTGCATATAATTTTACTAAAAACATTTATTATACAATTAAAGTTTCTCAAATCAATAGTGCAGGCTCAACCGCTTGCAGAATGGCAGCATTTATTGATTATGACCACGATGGAATTTTTGATCCTTCGAGTGAAATTGTATTCGGTGGTCAAACTCCAAATGGTGTACTAAACAATTTGGTAATTGATTCCATAAATATACCAAGCACTGCCTTAACCGGAGTAACAAAAATGAGATTAGTAATCGAACAAGGAACTAATATTCCGGATCCTTGTGGTTCTTATTTTAATGGAGAAACTGAGGATTATTTAATTAATATCTTAAATGATAATCCTTGTTCTATTCCATTTACGGTAGGACCAACTGCCAGCAGCGTTCCAAGTGTTTGTTCGGAAGATATTTTTGCATTATCGCTACCTTCACTTCTACCGGATACAGGCTATTCTTTCCAATGGCAATCTTCATCCAACAATAGTGTTTGGAATAACATTGCAGGAGCAACCAATCAGTTTTATAATGGTTCCGAAAATTTCCCAACATACTACCGTTGTATTGTTGCTTGCAGTGCCGGAACCGATAGTATTGCTTCTACTTCTATTTTTGTAGATAAAAAACCTTTGTCGGATTGCAGCTATTGCAACTCTATAATTAATGGTAATTGTGACATCAATTATTATATTGATTCAGTTGCCATTGGTGGAACTACTCTAAACAATTCTAACTCAGGTTGTGCTGCCAATTCTGGTTTTGCATTTTCAAAATATCCAGCCAATGGAAATACCACCTCCACTTTAGGACAAGGTAATTATTACGATATTTTTGTAAAAACTGCAGGTTCTTGTAATTTATCCGTATGGGTGGATTACGATCAAAGTGGCACATTTGATGCCAAGGAATGGATTCAAATTTCTGCCGCGACCGACTCTGCTGTAACAACAACTATTCCTTTGGTAATTCCTGATACGGTAACTTTAGGCCTAACCGGAATGCGCATCCGATCACGTAAAGCAGGAAATCAAAATTTAGCAATTGATGCATGTAGCACTTATGGTAGTGGCGAAACAGAAGATTACTATATAACCCTGGTAGCAGCTATCTCCACAGGAAAAGAACTTCAGAACGATAAAAACATAAAAATTTATCCAAATCCAAGTAATGGAATTGTAAGTATTGAATATCGCTCAGATGAAGCAAAATCATTACAGGTGCGGATTATGAATATGGAAGGTCGTGAAATCTACGCCCAAACAAGCGAGAAATTCAAAGGCGTTTATGCGCATAAATTAGATTTATCAAGTTATACTAAAGGAATTTATTTTGTGCAGTTTATTTCTGACAAAAATATCAGCACCAAAAAAATTGTACTTCACTAG
- the nuoK gene encoding NADH-quinone oxidoreductase subunit NuoK, translated as MLAYKGIPLEHYLLLCAALFTIGVLGVLYRRNAIIIFMSIELMLNAVNLLLVAFSTFRSDASAQVFVFFIMAVAAAEVAVGLAILMMIYRNIRTTDIDALNRLKW; from the coding sequence ATGTTAGCCTATAAAGGAATTCCATTAGAGCATTACTTGTTGCTGTGTGCAGCTTTGTTCACCATTGGTGTATTAGGAGTATTGTACCGTCGAAATGCCATCATAATTTTTATGAGTATTGAGTTGATGTTGAATGCTGTTAATTTACTACTCGTTGCATTTTCAACCTTTCGTTCCGATGCATCGGCTCAGGTTTTTGTATTTTTTATCATGGCCGTCGCAGCAGCTGAAGTTGCAGTTGGGCTTGCCATATTGATGATGATTTACAGAAATATCCGCACAACCGATATTGATGCTTTAAATAGATTGAAGTGGTAG
- a CDS encoding NADH-quinone oxidoreductase subunit N, giving the protein MKSLLLLSGLGVLALLAEIFNLKKRLYPVVLIGLLVTIAAAVKDWNTNIHYYSNMMLFDNFAITFTVLICVVALLWFVMSQSYFTEETNVTDHFALVLFSLVGAVCMVSYNNMAMLFLGIEILSLSLYVMAGSKKNDLLSNEAALKYFLMGSFATGFLLFGIALIYGASGSFHLSAIAYYISENQGHLPTFFYAGVLLMLVGMAFKVSAAPFHFWAPDVYQGSPTVVTAFMATIVKTAAFAAFFRLFATCFMGVAGTWTDIVSVMCILTLIVGNITAVFQESTKRMLAFSSVAHAGYMLLAIVSLSAHSGSNILYYTAAYSVATIASFTVLYNVMQGAGDAIESFNGLSKRNPFAALVMAVALLSLAGIPPMAGFFGKYYLFTSALEAHHIWLVLVAVFASLVGVYYYFKILIAMYFKPAKNAAALSLSGSHQLLLVISLLLMLLMGAMPDWIIRLI; this is encoded by the coding sequence ATGAAATCATTGTTACTTCTTTCCGGATTAGGTGTCTTGGCACTGCTTGCGGAGATTTTTAATTTAAAAAAGCGCTTGTATCCGGTTGTACTAATTGGGCTTCTTGTTACAATTGCTGCTGCTGTGAAAGATTGGAATACAAATATTCATTACTATTCCAACATGATGTTATTCGACAATTTTGCCATCACTTTTACCGTATTGATTTGTGTAGTGGCGTTGCTCTGGTTTGTAATGTCTCAAAGCTATTTTACCGAAGAAACGAATGTTACCGATCATTTTGCTTTAGTTTTGTTTTCATTGGTTGGTGCAGTTTGTATGGTAAGTTACAACAATATGGCCATGCTCTTTTTAGGTATAGAAATATTATCACTTTCCTTGTATGTGATGGCCGGAAGTAAAAAGAATGATTTACTCAGCAACGAAGCTGCACTTAAGTATTTCTTAATGGGTTCTTTTGCCACAGGTTTTTTGCTTTTTGGAATTGCACTTATTTATGGTGCAAGCGGTTCTTTTCATTTAAGTGCCATTGCTTACTATATTTCCGAAAACCAAGGACATTTGCCAACCTTCTTTTATGCAGGCGTTTTATTAATGTTGGTTGGAATGGCATTTAAAGTTTCAGCAGCACCTTTTCACTTTTGGGCACCTGATGTATATCAGGGTTCCCCAACAGTTGTTACCGCTTTTATGGCAACTATTGTGAAAACGGCCGCGTTTGCCGCTTTCTTCCGTTTGTTTGCGACCTGCTTCATGGGAGTGGCAGGAACATGGACAGATATTGTATCTGTGATGTGCATTCTTACTTTAATTGTGGGAAACATTACTGCCGTTTTTCAAGAAAGTACCAAACGTATGTTAGCATTTTCAAGTGTTGCACATGCTGGTTATATGTTGCTAGCTATTGTTTCGCTATCCGCGCATTCCGGTTCTAACATTTTATATTATACTGCAGCGTATTCAGTTGCTACAATTGCCTCTTTTACTGTGCTTTATAATGTAATGCAAGGTGCAGGTGATGCAATCGAAAGTTTTAATGGTCTTTCTAAACGAAATCCGTTTGCAGCTTTGGTAATGGCAGTTGCATTACTCTCACTTGCCGGAATTCCACCTATGGCTGGATTTTTTGGAAAATATTACTTGTTTACCTCCGCTTTAGAAGCACACCATATTTGGCTTGTCCTTGTAGCTGTATTTGCCTCATTGGTAGGTGTTTACTACTATTTTAAGATACTAATTGCCATGTATTTTAAGCCCGCTAAAAACGCTGCAGCACTTTCTCTCTCTGGTTCACATCAATTATTGCTAGTTATTTCGCTTTTATTGATGCTTTTGATGGGAGCTATGCCGGATTGGATAATTCGTTTGATATAA
- the nuoL gene encoding NADH-quinone oxidoreductase subunit L encodes MTNLVTLIPLFPLLGFLILGLFGNKLSKSLAGVIASGAIFISFAISVYLFAVLLQAPKENSSFTYDVLDWIMAGNFSVSISFLLDPLSSIFLLIITGVGFLIHIYSTGYMHEDEGHNKFFSYLNLFVFFMLLLVLGSNYLVMFVGWEGVGLCSYLLIGFWFKNTNYNNAAKKAFVMNRIGDLGFLMGIILIFTTFGSINYATVFATAKGFISDHHTITIITALLFIGAIGKSAQIPLYTWLPDAMAGPTPVSALIHAATMVTAGIYMIARSNILFALSPITMEVIAVIGLATALLAATIGLAQNDIKKVLAYSTVSQLGLMFLALGVGAFSSGVFHVMTHAFFKALLFLGAGSVIHAMSGEQDIRNMGGLKKHLPITYLTFLIGTIAISGVPPFAGFFSKDEILAHVFAHNKIFWLLGVIVSIMTAFYMFRLFFLTFYGEFRGTKEQHHHLHESPKSITTPLIILAVLSVIGGFVGLPEIFHVPHLLKNFLEPVFADADIRMLPHEVSHAAEWSLMGVAILSAVISIYVAYNKYVKNKEIPVAETSVLKPVHKLVYHKYFVDEFYNNLITRPLNWTSKQFHTFMDIQVIDGLVNFIGRAVVWSSGIVRYAQAGNTGFYIFAMVLSIVLMLVFKLVI; translated from the coding sequence ATGACCAATCTCGTTACACTCATTCCGCTTTTTCCATTGCTCGGATTTTTGATTCTGGGTTTATTCGGAAACAAATTATCCAAATCACTTGCCGGTGTTATTGCCAGTGGTGCCATATTTATTTCTTTTGCTATTTCTGTTTATCTATTTGCTGTTTTGCTGCAAGCACCCAAAGAAAATTCTTCATTTACTTACGATGTGCTGGATTGGATTATGGCCGGAAATTTTTCGGTATCCATCTCCTTTTTACTTGACCCACTCTCCTCTATATTTCTACTCATAATTACCGGTGTAGGGTTTTTGATCCACATTTACAGCACCGGTTACATGCATGAAGATGAAGGACACAACAAATTTTTCTCGTACCTCAACTTGTTTGTTTTTTTCATGTTGTTACTCGTGCTAGGCTCCAATTACCTGGTAATGTTTGTGGGTTGGGAAGGTGTTGGTTTGTGTTCTTATTTGCTCATCGGATTTTGGTTTAAAAACACCAATTATAACAATGCTGCTAAGAAAGCATTTGTCATGAATCGTATCGGAGACTTAGGTTTCCTGATGGGTATCATATTAATCTTTACCACATTTGGTAGCATCAATTATGCAACCGTTTTTGCAACCGCTAAAGGATTTATTTCGGATCATCATACCATCACCATCATCACCGCTTTACTCTTCATTGGGGCTATTGGTAAAAGTGCTCAAATACCATTGTACACTTGGCTTCCGGATGCCATGGCCGGTCCCACTCCTGTTTCTGCATTAATACATGCCGCCACCATGGTTACCGCTGGGATATACATGATTGCCCGAAGCAATATTTTATTTGCACTCTCTCCGATTACCATGGAAGTGATTGCTGTAATCGGTTTAGCTACCGCTTTGTTAGCAGCTACAATTGGTTTGGCTCAAAATGACATTAAAAAAGTACTCGCATATTCAACGGTAAGCCAATTGGGACTTATGTTTTTGGCCTTAGGTGTTGGCGCTTTTTCAAGCGGAGTATTTCATGTTATGACACATGCATTTTTTAAAGCCCTTTTATTCTTGGGCGCAGGAAGTGTGATTCACGCAATGAGCGGCGAGCAGGACATACGCAACATGGGCGGATTAAAGAAACATTTACCCATTACCTATCTCACTTTTCTTATTGGTACCATTGCCATTAGCGGAGTCCCACCCTTTGCCGGATTTTTTAGCAAGGATGAAATTTTAGCACATGTTTTTGCGCACAATAAAATCTTTTGGCTTTTGGGTGTAATTGTATCAATCATGACAGCTTTTTATATGTTTCGCTTATTCTTTCTAACCTTTTATGGGGAATTCAGAGGCACAAAAGAACAGCATCATCATTTACACGAATCCCCAAAATCCATCACAACTCCCCTAATAATTTTGGCGGTGCTTTCAGTAATTGGTGGTTTTGTAGGACTACCTGAAATATTCCATGTCCCTCACTTGTTGAAAAACTTTTTGGAGCCTGTGTTTGCCGATGCTGATATCCGAATGCTCCCGCACGAAGTTTCGCATGCTGCTGAATGGAGTTTGATGGGAGTAGCTATTTTATCTGCCGTAATTTCAATTTACGTTGCCTACAATAAATATGTAAAAAACAAAGAAATTCCGGTTGCCGAAACAAGTGTGTTGAAACCTGTTCACAAATTGGTTTACCACAAATATTTTGTTGATGAATTTTATAATAATCTCATTACACGTCCTTTGAATTGGACCTCTAAACAGTTTCATACTTTTATGGATATTCAGGTTATTGATGGCTTGGTCAATTTCATTGGCCGAGCAGTCGTTTGGAGCAGTGGTATCGTGAGGTACGCTCAAGCAGGAAACACCGGGTTTTATATTTTCGCAATGGTGTTGAGTATCGTATTAATGTTGGTTTTTAAATTGGTAATCTAA
- a CDS encoding NADH-quinone oxidoreductase subunit M, which yields MISGLLLLLPLVSSLLLLFIKGENAKKAALAFSLAQLIPTLIVLAQFTHDASTQFLLDFWWIPSLGISFKVGIDGISIVLILLTNLLVPFIILSSFHKKNYDKPHVFYSLILLMQMALLGVFMAMDGFLFYIFWELALIPIYFICLIWGGENRARITFKFFLYTLLGSLFMLVALIYIYLQTPGSHSFDIQALYTAGRALPLATQGILFWGLFVAFAIKMPIFPFHTWQPDTYTVAPTQGTMLLSGIMLKMGIYGVIRWLLPMVPAGVHEWSSFAITLSVIGVVYASCIAIVQKDFKRLVAYSSIAHVGLISAGVFTLTIQGLQGAMVQMVSHGINVFALFYIIDEIEDRTGTRNLNELGGVRSIAPKFATAFMIIMLGSVALPLTNGFIGEFLLINGLYQYGAWTAAVAGLSIILGAIYMLTAYQKSMLGELKEATFKFPDMNTEEMSILIPVVLMVIAFGLYPKPLLELSEPAITKLLTLTK from the coding sequence ATGATTAGCGGACTTTTACTTCTTTTACCACTTGTTTCATCCCTCCTCTTGCTTTTTATAAAAGGAGAAAACGCGAAAAAAGCGGCATTGGCATTTTCACTTGCTCAATTAATACCCACGTTAATCGTGTTAGCGCAATTTACACACGATGCAAGCACCCAATTTTTGCTCGACTTTTGGTGGATTCCTTCATTGGGAATCAGTTTTAAAGTAGGCATTGACGGAATAAGTATAGTATTAATATTACTCACAAACCTTTTGGTTCCATTTATTATACTCTCCTCTTTTCACAAAAAAAACTACGATAAACCACATGTATTTTATTCCTTGATTCTATTGATGCAAATGGCTCTTCTAGGCGTTTTTATGGCAATGGACGGCTTTCTTTTTTATATTTTCTGGGAGTTAGCGCTTATCCCAATCTATTTTATTTGTCTCATTTGGGGAGGCGAAAATCGTGCCCGCATCACATTTAAATTTTTTCTTTACACCCTTTTGGGAAGTTTGTTCATGTTGGTGGCGCTTATTTACATCTATTTGCAAACGCCCGGATCCCATAGCTTCGATATTCAAGCTTTATACACCGCGGGAAGGGCTTTACCTCTCGCGACACAAGGAATTTTGTTTTGGGGATTATTTGTAGCATTTGCCATAAAAATGCCCATTTTCCCTTTTCATACTTGGCAACCCGATACCTACACAGTAGCGCCAACTCAAGGAACTATGCTGCTTTCGGGAATTATGTTAAAAATGGGTATTTATGGCGTTATTCGTTGGTTGCTACCAATGGTTCCGGCCGGAGTGCACGAATGGAGTAGCTTTGCAATAACACTCTCGGTAATTGGAGTAGTTTATGCCTCCTGCATTGCTATTGTTCAAAAAGACTTCAAACGGCTTGTTGCCTACTCCTCTATTGCACACGTTGGATTAATTTCAGCTGGTGTATTTACCTTAACCATTCAGGGTTTACAAGGTGCGATGGTGCAAATGGTGAGTCATGGTATAAATGTGTTTGCCTTATTTTATATAATCGATGAAATTGAAGACCGCACCGGAACCCGCAATTTAAATGAGCTTGGTGGGGTAAGAAGTATTGCTCCAAAATTTGCAACAGCATTTATGATAATAATGTTAGGAAGTGTTGCGTTACCGCTAACAAACGGATTTATTGGAGAATTCTTACTCATTAATGGTTTGTATCAATACGGAGCTTGGACTGCAGCAGTTGCAGGACTATCTATCATTTTAGGTGCTATTTATATGTTAACTGCCTATCAAAAATCAATGTTAGGAGAACTCAAAGAAGCAACTTTTAAATTTCCGGATATGAATACCGAGGAAATGTCCATTTTAATTCCAGTAGTATTGATGGTTATTGCTTTTGGCTTGTATCCCAAACCCTTGCTCGAACTATCAGAACCGGCAATTACAAAATTATTGACATTAACAAAATAA
- a CDS encoding NADH-quinone oxidoreductase subunit J: MTQYLFYFLSFVAVLCALRVVTSKNPVHSVLYLIITFFAIGCHYLILNAQFLAAVHIIVYAGAIMVLFLYVIMMLNLNKESEPHKSNILKFAATIAGGLLLVTLVSALKGTESISITNPANDQIGLIKNLGQVLFKEYLLPFEVSSVLFLSAMVGAVMLGKNEIK, translated from the coding sequence ATGACCCAATATTTATTTTACTTTCTCTCCTTTGTTGCAGTGCTTTGTGCACTCCGAGTTGTTACCTCCAAAAATCCTGTGCACAGTGTATTGTACCTCATCATTACCTTCTTTGCCATTGGATGTCATTACTTGATTTTGAATGCACAATTTTTAGCGGCAGTGCATATCATTGTGTATGCTGGAGCGATCATGGTTTTGTTTCTGTATGTGATTATGATGCTGAACCTCAACAAAGAGTCAGAACCACATAAAAGCAATATTTTAAAATTTGCGGCAACCATTGCCGGTGGATTGCTTTTAGTAACCCTTGTAAGTGCTTTAAAAGGAACCGAAAGTATTAGTATTACCAATCCGGCAAACGACCAAATAGGATTAATAAAAAATTTAGGACAGGTTCTTTTTAAAGAGTATTTACTGCCTTTCGAAGTTTCTTCAGTCTTGTTTTTATCAGCAATGGTAGGAGCTGTGATGTTGGGCAAAAATGAAATAAAATAA
- a CDS encoding NADH-quinone oxidoreductase subunit I — protein MQLTNRSKVVSKKEMSLAERLYLPAIVGGMGITLKHMFKKKATIDYPNVHREFSPVYRGQHVLKRDDNGAERCTACGLCAVACPAEAITMTAAERKPGEEKLYREEKYASTYEINMLRCIFCGLCEEACPKEAIFLTDKTVPSTFERDEFLYGKAILVEPLDKRVDVSKRQTNAVAEFKKNTKFAHNK, from the coding sequence ATGCAATTAACCAATCGCTCAAAAGTAGTTTCTAAAAAAGAAATGTCGCTTGCCGAAAGGCTTTACTTACCTGCAATTGTAGGTGGTATGGGAATTACGCTTAAACACATGTTTAAGAAAAAAGCGACGATTGATTATCCGAATGTTCACCGTGAATTTAGTCCGGTTTATCGTGGTCAGCATGTTTTAAAACGCGACGACAATGGGGCTGAACGTTGCACTGCTTGTGGCTTGTGTGCGGTGGCTTGTCCGGCCGAAGCTATTACAATGACGGCAGCAGAGCGCAAACCCGGAGAAGAAAAATTGTACCGTGAAGAAAAATACGCCAGCACTTACGAAATTAATATGCTGCGCTGTATCTTCTGCGGATTGTGCGAAGAAGCTTGCCCCAAAGAAGCCATTTTCTTAACCGATAAAACAGTGCCTTCTACTTTCGAACGGGATGAATTTTTATACGGAAAAGCCATTTTAGTTGAGCCACTTGATAAACGAGTAGATGTTAGCAAACGCCAAACAAATGCTGTTGCTGAATTCAAGAAAAACACAAAGTTTGCACACAATAAATAA